A part of Bubalus bubalis isolate 160015118507 breed Murrah chromosome 6, NDDB_SH_1, whole genome shotgun sequence genomic DNA contains:
- the RORC gene encoding nuclear receptor ROR-gamma isoform X4 — MDRAPQRHHRASQELLAAKKTHTSQIEVIPCKICGDKSSGIHYGVITCEGCKGFFRRSQQCNVAYSCTRQQNCPIDRTSRNRCQHCRLQKCLALGMSRDAVKFGRMSKKQRDSLHAEVQKQLQQRQQQQREQAAKTPPVGAQGADTLACTLGHPDGQLPLGSSPDLPEASACPPSLLRAPGCGPSYSNSLAKTGLNGASYHLEYSPERGKAEGRENFYGTGSQLAPDRGGLHSEDPRRPGLGEPGRGLDSYFTPSFRSTPEVPYASLTEIEHLVQNVCKSYRETCQLRLEDLLRQRSNIFSREEVAGYQRKSMWEMWGRCAHRLTEAIQYVVEFAKRLPGFMELCQNDQIVLLKAGAMEVVLVRMCRAYNADNDTVFFEGKYGGVELFRALGCSELISSIFDFSRSLSALRFSEDEIALYTALVLINANRPGLQEKRKVEQLQCNLELAFHHHLCKTHRQGILAKLPPKGKLRSLCSQHVEKLQTFQHLHPIVVQAAFPPLYKELFSTEIESPEGLSK, encoded by the exons AGCTGCTGGCTGCAAAGAAGACCCACACCT CACAAATTGAAGTGATTCCGTGTAAAATCTGTGGGGACAAGTCATCTGGGATCCACTACGGGGTTATCACCTGTGAGGGGTGCAAG GGCTTCTTCCGCCGGAGCCAGCAGTGCAACGTGGCCTACTCCTGCACGCGCCAGCAGAACTGCCCCATCGACCGCACGAGCCGCAACCGATGCCAGCACTGCCGCCTGCAGAAGTGCCTGGCCCTGGGCATGTCCCGAGATG CTGTCAAGTTTGGCCGCATGTCCAAGAAGCAAAGGGACAGCCTGCATGCAGAGGTGCAGAAACAGCTGCAGCAGCGGCAACAGCAGCAACGGGAACAAGCGGCCAAGACCCCTCCCGTGGGAGCCCAAGGAGCAGACACCCTCGCCTGCACCTTGGGGCACCCGGATGGGCAGCTACCCCTGGGCTCCTCGCCTGACCTGCCAGAGGCCTCAGCCTGTCCCCCCAGTCTCCTGAGGGCTCCAGGCTGCGGGCCCTCCTACTCCAACAGCCTGGCCAAGACTGGGCTCAATGGGGCCTCGTACCACCTGGAATATAGCCCTGAGCGGGGCAAGGCTGAGGGCAGGGAGAACTTCTATGGCACAGGCAGCCAGCTGGCCCCAGACAGGGGCGGACTTCACTCTGAGGACCCCAGGCGTCCTGGGCTTGGGGAGCCAGGACGGGGCCTGGACAGCTACTTCACCCCCAGTTTCCGCAGCACCCCAGAGGTGCCTTATGCTTCCCTGACAGAGATTG AGCACCTGGTGCAGAACGTTTGCAAGTCCTACCGGGAGACATGTCAGCTGCGGCTGGAGGACCTGCTCCGTCAGCGCTCCAACATCTTCTCACGAGAGGAGGTGGCTGGCTACCAGAGGAAG tcgatgtgggagatgtggggaCGCTGTGCCCACCGACTCACCGAGGCCATTCAGTATGTGGTGGAGTTCGCTAAGAGGCTCCCGGGCTTTATGGAGCTCTGCCAGAACGACCAGATCGTGCTACTCAAAGCAG GAGCCATGGAAGTGGTGCTGGTCAGGATGTGCCGGGCCTACAACGCTGACAACGACACAGTCTTTTTTGAAGGCAAATACGGTGGCGTGGAGCTGTTCCGAGCCTtgg GCTGCAGTGAACTCATCAGCTCCATCTTTGACTTCTCCCGCTCCCTGAGTGCCTTACGCTTTTCAGAGGACGAAATCGCCCTCTACACAGCCCTCGTCCTCATCAATGCCA ACCGGCCAGGgctccaagagaaaagaaaagtagaaCAGCTGCAGTGCAATCTGGAGCTGGCCTTTCATCATCATCTCTGCAAGACTCATCGCCAAGGCATCCTGGCAAAG CTGCCACCCAAGGGGAAGCTGCGGAGCCTGTGTAGCCAGCACGTGGAAAAGCTGCAAACCTTCCAGCATCTCCACCCTATCGTGGTCCAAGCTGCTTTCCCTCCACTCTACAAGGAACTCTTCAGCACTGAAATCGAGTCACCCGAGGGACTGTCCAAGTGA
- the RORC gene encoding nuclear receptor ROR-gamma isoform X3, with amino-acid sequence MDRAPQRHHRASQGKRPCSLTELLAAKKTHTSQIEVIPCKICGDKSSGIHYGVITCEGCKGFFRRSQQCNVAYSCTRQQNCPIDRTSRNRCQHCRLQKCLALGMSRDAVKFGRMSKKQRDSLHAEVQKQLQQRQQQQREQAAKTPPVGAQGADTLACTLGHPDGQLPLGSSPDLPEASACPPSLLRAPGCGPSYSNSLAKTGLNGASYHLEYSPERGKAEGRENFYGTGSQLAPDRGGLHSEDPRRPGLGEPGRGLDSYFTPSFRSTPEVPYASLTEIEHLVQNVCKSYRETCQLRLEDLLRQRSNIFSREEVAGYQRKSMWEMWGRCAHRLTEAIQYVVEFAKRLPGFMELCQNDQIVLLKAGAMEVVLVRMCRAYNADNDTVFFEGKYGGVELFRALGCSELISSIFDFSRSLSALRFSEDEIALYTALVLINANRPGLQEKRKVEQLQCNLELAFHHHLCKTHRQGILAKLPPKGKLRSLCSQHVEKLQTFQHLHPIVVQAAFPPLYKELFSTEIESPEGLSK; translated from the exons AGCTGCTGGCTGCAAAGAAGACCCACACCT CACAAATTGAAGTGATTCCGTGTAAAATCTGTGGGGACAAGTCATCTGGGATCCACTACGGGGTTATCACCTGTGAGGGGTGCAAG GGCTTCTTCCGCCGGAGCCAGCAGTGCAACGTGGCCTACTCCTGCACGCGCCAGCAGAACTGCCCCATCGACCGCACGAGCCGCAACCGATGCCAGCACTGCCGCCTGCAGAAGTGCCTGGCCCTGGGCATGTCCCGAGATG CTGTCAAGTTTGGCCGCATGTCCAAGAAGCAAAGGGACAGCCTGCATGCAGAGGTGCAGAAACAGCTGCAGCAGCGGCAACAGCAGCAACGGGAACAAGCGGCCAAGACCCCTCCCGTGGGAGCCCAAGGAGCAGACACCCTCGCCTGCACCTTGGGGCACCCGGATGGGCAGCTACCCCTGGGCTCCTCGCCTGACCTGCCAGAGGCCTCAGCCTGTCCCCCCAGTCTCCTGAGGGCTCCAGGCTGCGGGCCCTCCTACTCCAACAGCCTGGCCAAGACTGGGCTCAATGGGGCCTCGTACCACCTGGAATATAGCCCTGAGCGGGGCAAGGCTGAGGGCAGGGAGAACTTCTATGGCACAGGCAGCCAGCTGGCCCCAGACAGGGGCGGACTTCACTCTGAGGACCCCAGGCGTCCTGGGCTTGGGGAGCCAGGACGGGGCCTGGACAGCTACTTCACCCCCAGTTTCCGCAGCACCCCAGAGGTGCCTTATGCTTCCCTGACAGAGATTG AGCACCTGGTGCAGAACGTTTGCAAGTCCTACCGGGAGACATGTCAGCTGCGGCTGGAGGACCTGCTCCGTCAGCGCTCCAACATCTTCTCACGAGAGGAGGTGGCTGGCTACCAGAGGAAG tcgatgtgggagatgtggggaCGCTGTGCCCACCGACTCACCGAGGCCATTCAGTATGTGGTGGAGTTCGCTAAGAGGCTCCCGGGCTTTATGGAGCTCTGCCAGAACGACCAGATCGTGCTACTCAAAGCAG GAGCCATGGAAGTGGTGCTGGTCAGGATGTGCCGGGCCTACAACGCTGACAACGACACAGTCTTTTTTGAAGGCAAATACGGTGGCGTGGAGCTGTTCCGAGCCTtgg GCTGCAGTGAACTCATCAGCTCCATCTTTGACTTCTCCCGCTCCCTGAGTGCCTTACGCTTTTCAGAGGACGAAATCGCCCTCTACACAGCCCTCGTCCTCATCAATGCCA ACCGGCCAGGgctccaagagaaaagaaaagtagaaCAGCTGCAGTGCAATCTGGAGCTGGCCTTTCATCATCATCTCTGCAAGACTCATCGCCAAGGCATCCTGGCAAAG CTGCCACCCAAGGGGAAGCTGCGGAGCCTGTGTAGCCAGCACGTGGAAAAGCTGCAAACCTTCCAGCATCTCCACCCTATCGTGGTCCAAGCTGCTTTCCCTCCACTCTACAAGGAACTCTTCAGCACTGAAATCGAGTCACCCGAGGGACTGTCCAAGTGA
- the RORC gene encoding nuclear receptor ROR-gamma isoform X5: MRTQIEVIPCKICGDKSSGIHYGVITCEGCKGFFRRSQQCNVAYSCTRQQNCPIDRTSRNRCQHCRLQKCLALGMSRDAVKFGRMSKKQRDSLHAEVQKQLQQRQQQQREQAAKTPPVGAQGADTLACTLGHPDGQLPLGSSPDLPEASACPPSLLRAPGCGPSYSNSLAKTGLNGASYHLEYSPERGKAEGRENFYGTGSQLAPDRGGLHSEDPRRPGLGEPGRGLDSYFTPSFRSTPEVPYASLTEIEHLVQNVCKSYRETCQLRLEDLLRQRSNIFSREEVAGYQRKSMWEMWGRCAHRLTEAIQYVVEFAKRLPGFMELCQNDQIVLLKAGAMEVVLVRMCRAYNADNDTVFFEGKYGGVELFRALGCSELISSIFDFSRSLSALRFSEDEIALYTALVLINANRPGLQEKRKVEQLQCNLELAFHHHLCKTHRQGILAKLPPKGKLRSLCSQHVEKLQTFQHLHPIVVQAAFPPLYKELFSTEIESPEGLSK, encoded by the exons ATGAGAA CACAAATTGAAGTGATTCCGTGTAAAATCTGTGGGGACAAGTCATCTGGGATCCACTACGGGGTTATCACCTGTGAGGGGTGCAAG GGCTTCTTCCGCCGGAGCCAGCAGTGCAACGTGGCCTACTCCTGCACGCGCCAGCAGAACTGCCCCATCGACCGCACGAGCCGCAACCGATGCCAGCACTGCCGCCTGCAGAAGTGCCTGGCCCTGGGCATGTCCCGAGATG CTGTCAAGTTTGGCCGCATGTCCAAGAAGCAAAGGGACAGCCTGCATGCAGAGGTGCAGAAACAGCTGCAGCAGCGGCAACAGCAGCAACGGGAACAAGCGGCCAAGACCCCTCCCGTGGGAGCCCAAGGAGCAGACACCCTCGCCTGCACCTTGGGGCACCCGGATGGGCAGCTACCCCTGGGCTCCTCGCCTGACCTGCCAGAGGCCTCAGCCTGTCCCCCCAGTCTCCTGAGGGCTCCAGGCTGCGGGCCCTCCTACTCCAACAGCCTGGCCAAGACTGGGCTCAATGGGGCCTCGTACCACCTGGAATATAGCCCTGAGCGGGGCAAGGCTGAGGGCAGGGAGAACTTCTATGGCACAGGCAGCCAGCTGGCCCCAGACAGGGGCGGACTTCACTCTGAGGACCCCAGGCGTCCTGGGCTTGGGGAGCCAGGACGGGGCCTGGACAGCTACTTCACCCCCAGTTTCCGCAGCACCCCAGAGGTGCCTTATGCTTCCCTGACAGAGATTG AGCACCTGGTGCAGAACGTTTGCAAGTCCTACCGGGAGACATGTCAGCTGCGGCTGGAGGACCTGCTCCGTCAGCGCTCCAACATCTTCTCACGAGAGGAGGTGGCTGGCTACCAGAGGAAG tcgatgtgggagatgtggggaCGCTGTGCCCACCGACTCACCGAGGCCATTCAGTATGTGGTGGAGTTCGCTAAGAGGCTCCCGGGCTTTATGGAGCTCTGCCAGAACGACCAGATCGTGCTACTCAAAGCAG GAGCCATGGAAGTGGTGCTGGTCAGGATGTGCCGGGCCTACAACGCTGACAACGACACAGTCTTTTTTGAAGGCAAATACGGTGGCGTGGAGCTGTTCCGAGCCTtgg GCTGCAGTGAACTCATCAGCTCCATCTTTGACTTCTCCCGCTCCCTGAGTGCCTTACGCTTTTCAGAGGACGAAATCGCCCTCTACACAGCCCTCGTCCTCATCAATGCCA ACCGGCCAGGgctccaagagaaaagaaaagtagaaCAGCTGCAGTGCAATCTGGAGCTGGCCTTTCATCATCATCTCTGCAAGACTCATCGCCAAGGCATCCTGGCAAAG CTGCCACCCAAGGGGAAGCTGCGGAGCCTGTGTAGCCAGCACGTGGAAAAGCTGCAAACCTTCCAGCATCTCCACCCTATCGTGGTCCAAGCTGCTTTCCCTCCACTCTACAAGGAACTCTTCAGCACTGAAATCGAGTCACCCGAGGGACTGTCCAAGTGA
- the RORC gene encoding nuclear receptor ROR-gamma isoform X6, with the protein MSRDAVKFGRMSKKQRDSLHAEVQKQLQQRQQQQREQAAKTPPVGAQGADTLACTLGHPDGQLPLGSSPDLPEASACPPSLLRAPGCGPSYSNSLAKTGLNGASYHLEYSPERGKAEGRENFYGTGSQLAPDRGGLHSEDPRRPGLGEPGRGLDSYFTPSFRSTPEVPYASLTEIEHLVQNVCKSYRETCQLRLEDLLRQRSNIFSREEVAGYQRKSMWEMWGRCAHRLTEAIQYVVEFAKRLPGFMELCQNDQIVLLKAGAMEVVLVRMCRAYNADNDTVFFEGKYGGVELFRALGCSELISSIFDFSRSLSALRFSEDEIALYTALVLINANRPGLQEKRKVEQLQCNLELAFHHHLCKTHRQGILAKLPPKGKLRSLCSQHVEKLQTFQHLHPIVVQAAFPPLYKELFSTEIESPEGLSK; encoded by the exons ATGTCCCGAGATG CTGTCAAGTTTGGCCGCATGTCCAAGAAGCAAAGGGACAGCCTGCATGCAGAGGTGCAGAAACAGCTGCAGCAGCGGCAACAGCAGCAACGGGAACAAGCGGCCAAGACCCCTCCCGTGGGAGCCCAAGGAGCAGACACCCTCGCCTGCACCTTGGGGCACCCGGATGGGCAGCTACCCCTGGGCTCCTCGCCTGACCTGCCAGAGGCCTCAGCCTGTCCCCCCAGTCTCCTGAGGGCTCCAGGCTGCGGGCCCTCCTACTCCAACAGCCTGGCCAAGACTGGGCTCAATGGGGCCTCGTACCACCTGGAATATAGCCCTGAGCGGGGCAAGGCTGAGGGCAGGGAGAACTTCTATGGCACAGGCAGCCAGCTGGCCCCAGACAGGGGCGGACTTCACTCTGAGGACCCCAGGCGTCCTGGGCTTGGGGAGCCAGGACGGGGCCTGGACAGCTACTTCACCCCCAGTTTCCGCAGCACCCCAGAGGTGCCTTATGCTTCCCTGACAGAGATTG AGCACCTGGTGCAGAACGTTTGCAAGTCCTACCGGGAGACATGTCAGCTGCGGCTGGAGGACCTGCTCCGTCAGCGCTCCAACATCTTCTCACGAGAGGAGGTGGCTGGCTACCAGAGGAAG tcgatgtgggagatgtggggaCGCTGTGCCCACCGACTCACCGAGGCCATTCAGTATGTGGTGGAGTTCGCTAAGAGGCTCCCGGGCTTTATGGAGCTCTGCCAGAACGACCAGATCGTGCTACTCAAAGCAG GAGCCATGGAAGTGGTGCTGGTCAGGATGTGCCGGGCCTACAACGCTGACAACGACACAGTCTTTTTTGAAGGCAAATACGGTGGCGTGGAGCTGTTCCGAGCCTtgg GCTGCAGTGAACTCATCAGCTCCATCTTTGACTTCTCCCGCTCCCTGAGTGCCTTACGCTTTTCAGAGGACGAAATCGCCCTCTACACAGCCCTCGTCCTCATCAATGCCA ACCGGCCAGGgctccaagagaaaagaaaagtagaaCAGCTGCAGTGCAATCTGGAGCTGGCCTTTCATCATCATCTCTGCAAGACTCATCGCCAAGGCATCCTGGCAAAG CTGCCACCCAAGGGGAAGCTGCGGAGCCTGTGTAGCCAGCACGTGGAAAAGCTGCAAACCTTCCAGCATCTCCACCCTATCGTGGTCCAAGCTGCTTTCCCTCCACTCTACAAGGAACTCTTCAGCACTGAAATCGAGTCACCCGAGGGACTGTCCAAGTGA
- the LINGO4 gene encoding leucine-rich repeat and immunoglobulin-like domain-containing nogo receptor-interacting protein 4: protein MAVATAPKQAWPPWPPVFFLLLLPALGSSGNCPAVCDCTSQPQAVLCAHRRLEAVPGGLPLDTELLDLSGNRLWGLQQGMLSRLGQLRELDLSYNQLSTLEPGAFHGLHSLLTLRLQGNRLRIMGPGVFAGLSALTLLDLRLNQIVLFLDGAFRELGSLQQLEVGDNHLVFVAPGAFAGLAKLSTLTLERCNLSTVPGPALARLPALGALRLRELDIGRLPAGGLRGLGQLRELEIHHWPALEALEPGSLGGLNLSSLAITHCNLSSVPFQALHHLSFLRALDLSRNPISAIPARRLSSLVRLQELRLSGACLTSIAAHAFHGLTAFHLLDVADNALQTLEETAFPSPDKLVTLRLSGNPLTCDCRLLWLLRLRRRLDFGSTPPACAGPQHVQGKSLREFSDILPPGHFTCRPALIRKSGPRWVMAEEGGHAVFSCSGDGDPAPTVSWMRPQGVRLGRAGRVRVLQDGTLEIRSVQLRDRGAYVCVVSNVAGNDSLRTWLEVIQVEPPNGTLSDPNSTSPGIPGPFFLDSRGIAMVLAVGFLPFLTSVTLCFGLIALWSKGKGRVKHHVTFDFVAPRTSGDKNSGGNRVTAKLF from the coding sequence ATGGCTGTGGCCACAGCTCCAAAGCAAGCCTGGCCCCCATGGCCCCCCGTCTTTTTCCTACTCCTCCTGCCGGCATTGGGGAGCAGCGGCAACTGCCCTGCTGTGTGTGACTGCACCTCCCAACCCCAGGCAGTGCTTTGTGCCCACCGGCGATTGGAGGCTGTCCCGGGGGGACTCCCACTAGACACCGAGCTCCTGGACCTGAGTGGGAACCGCCTGTGGGGGCTTCAGCAGGGAATGCTCTCCCGCCTGGGCCAGCTCCGGGAACTGGACCTGAGCTACAACCAGCTGTCCACCCTGGAGCCAGGGGCCTTCCACGGCCTGCACAGCCTGCTCACCCTGAGGCTGCAGGGCAACCGGCTGCGAATCATGGGGCCCGGGGTCTTCGCGGGCCTGTCTGCCCTCACACTGCTGGACCTTCGCCTCAACCAGATCGTCCTCTTCCTTGACGGCGCTTTCAGGGAGCTAGGCAGCCTCCAGCAGCTGGAGGTTGGGGACAACCACCTGGTGTTTGTGGCTCCGGGAGCCTTTGCCGGGCTGGCCAAACTGAGCACCCTCACCCTGGAGCGCTGCAACCTCAGCACCGTGCCTGGCCCGGCCCTGGCCCGCCTCCCAGCACTGGGGGCCCTGAGGCTCCGAGAACTGGACATCGGGAGGCTGCCGGCAGGGGGGCTACGGGGGCTGGGGCAGCTAAGGGAGCTGGAGATCCACCACTGGCCAGCTCTGGaggctctggagccagggagCCTGGGCGGGCTCAATCTCAGCAGCCTGGCCATCACCCACTGCAACCTGAGCTCGGTGCCCTTCCaagcactgcaccacctgagCTTCCTCAGGGCCTTGGATCTTTCTCGGAACCCCATCTCGGCCATCCCAGCCCGCAGGCTCAGTTCCCTGGTGCGGCTCCAGGAGCTCCGACTGTCGGGTGCCTGCCTCACCTCCATCGCGGCCCACGCCTTCCATGGCTTGACGGCCTTCCACCTCCTAGATGTGGCAGACAACGCCCTTCAGACACTGGAGGAAacagccttcccttctccagacaaaTTGGTTACCCTGAGGCTGTCAGGTAACCCCCTGACCTGCGACTGCCGCCTCCTCTGGCTGCTCCGGCTCCGCCGCCGCCTGGACTTTGGCTCTACCCCACCTGCCTGTGCTGGCCCCCAGCACGTCCAGGGGAAGAGCCTGAGGGAGTTTTCAGACATCCTACCTCCAGGGCACTTCACCTGCCGACCAGCCCTGATCCGAAAATCCGGGCCGCGCTGGGTCATGGCCGAGGAAGGGGGGCATGCCGTTTTCTCCTGCTCTGGAGATGGGGACCCAGCCCCCACTGTCTCCTGGATGAGGCCTCAGGGGGTTCGGCTGGGGAGGGCTGGGAGAGTGAGGGTCCTTCAGGATGGGACGCTGGAGATCCGCTCTGTGCAACTCCGGGATAGAGGGGCCTATGTCTGTGTGGTCAGCAACGTGGCGGGGAATGACTCCCTGAGGACCTGGTTGGAAGTGATCCAAGTTGAACCACCGAATGGCACTCTCTCTGACCCCAACAGCACCTCCCCAGGGATCCCAGGGCCTTTCTTCTTGGACAGCAGAGGTATAGCTATGGTGCTGGCGGTTGGCTTCCTCCCCTTCCTTACCTCGGTGACCCTCTGTTTTGGCCTCATCGCCCTCTGGAGCAAAGGCAAAGGCCGGGTCAAACATCACGTGACCTTCGACTTTGTGGCACCTCGGACCTCTGGGGATAAGAACTCTGGGGGTAACCGGGTCACTGCCAAGCTCTTCTGA